Proteins found in one Pyrus communis chromosome 15, drPyrComm1.1, whole genome shotgun sequence genomic segment:
- the LOC137717647 gene encoding alpha-glucan water dikinase 2 isoform X2, which produces MAAAGNHPSGSSQAPAPPPPRLHQFDLIDRMQLQINVSGSSKGRNARLEFQLSNCPSTWVLHWGCILRGNKNWFVPADRSSGSQAYKQGALQTQFTKKGELYLLTIELRDPNVHAIEFVLKDGSHERWLKMNHGNFRVEIPETDPTTLSPPIPKELIEQKSKGRPMSPPQQEKEDYRDTLIGLQSQISKGISFNELQHSFSTSSPRRMVNNGEKLRSGMPYSYKRKHNVEQWLQKHSTEPAKNASMPNSALVDLVEKSMGGDNVVSRITYQIGNYDIVVLSKMDRGDFHILVATNMRGDTVLHWGVSKCSPGDWLAPPPEILPKKSNLVPGACQTYFTEISTGKGSFQIVDINLQQSNLVGIQFVIWSGGSSWIKNNGANFFVGVSRVTPVTSTAKASGNGDGICKWLLDEISRREKEAERSLMHRFNIATELTERCKSEGEFGLVGILVWLRFMSCRHLTWNKNYNVKPREISEAQDRFTNLLQRIYLNQPNDREIVRLLMTNVGRGGQGDVGQRIRDEILVIQRNNDCKGGMMEEWHQKLHNNSSPDDVIICEALLNFIKSGFRVGVYWKTLNANGLTKDKLASYDRPIVSEPHFRADTKEGLIRDLTAYLKTLKAVHSGADLESAIEVLVPSNESRNFSSMVGVNYVCDLSPRLQECLNFVKAHVGDEDIVPLMEKLLESRIELRPVLITNHRRLKDILFLDIALDSAVRTTMERGLKNLNSGHPPEIMFFISLVLENLCLSTVDNEDLIYCTKDWYRTCELYKPNDGQWALQTRAILDRLQLVLAERSQCYQKKIQPSAKYLGNLLGVQKSPIDTFSEELIRAGSAAILSTLINRFNPILRKAANLGSWQVISPVEVSGFLHSVSELISIQNKVYKKPTVLIATRVTGEEEIPDGVVAVLTPDLPDVLSHVSIRARNDKVCFATCFDPNIIRDLKLKEGKPISIQVKSANIIISDISSSNLSYKSFATQSSNHPGLTLKKKAFCGKYAVSIQEFTSEVGAKSFNIKVLRERVPTWIKIPMSVAIPFGAFEKVLLEDVNKDIANKISSFYKCVKSGDLSKLQAIRDTILQMNAPISLIHELKSKMKSSGIPWPGDEGGERWTRAWQAIKKVWASKWNERAFISCRKANLDHENICMAVLIQEIICADYAFVIHTKNPLSGDTSEIYTEIVKGLGETLVGAYPGRALSFITKKSNLNSPVVTGYPSKPIGLYSKQSIIFRSDSNAEDLEGYAGAGLYDSVIMDKEEKIVLDYSRDRLIIDRPFQVSVLSRIAEAGKIVEGIYGHPQDIEGVVKDGVIYVVQSRPQI; this is translated from the exons ATGGCCGCCGCCGGTAACCACCCTTCCGGCTCATCACAGGCAcctgctcctcctcctcctcgtctCCACCAGTTTGATCTCATTGACCGCATGCAACTTCag ATTAATGTCTCGGGTTCTTCGAAAGGACGCAATGCAAGACTTGAATTTCAGCTCAGCAACTGCCCCAGCACTTGGGTTCTTCACTGGGGTTGCATTCTCCGTGGAAACAA GAACTGGTTCGTTCCCGCTGATCGCTCTTCGGGTTCACAAGCTTACAAGCAAGGCGCATTGCAGACACAATTCACTAAG AAAGGAGAATTGTATTTGTTAACCATCGAGTTGCGGGACCCCAACGTACATGCTATTGAATTTGTACTTAAAGATGGCAGTCACGAGAGATG GTTGAAAATGAATCACGGGAACTTCCGTGTAGAAATCCCTGAGACCGATCCAACTACTTTAAGTCCCCCAATACCAAAAGAGCTGATTGAACAGAAAAGCAAGGGCAGGCCCATGAGCCCGCCACAACAAGAAAAG GAAGATTACAGGGATACTTTAATAGGGCTACAAAGTCAGATATCAAAGGGAATATCCTTTAATGAGTTGCAGCATAGTTTTTCAACCTCCAGTCCTAGAAGAATGGTTAATAATGGAGAGAAACTGAGGAGTGGGATGCCATACTCGTACAAAAGGAAACATAATGTTGAGCAGTGGTTGCAAAAGCATTCAACAGAACCTGCCAAAAACGCTAGTATGCCAAATTCAGCTCTCGTGGATCTTGTAGAAAAATCTATGGGAGGAGACAATGTGGTCTCACGGATAACTTATCAAATTGGCAACTATGACATAGTG GTCCTTTCAAAAATGGATAGGGGTGACTTTCACATATTGGTTGCTACAAATATGAGAGGTGATACAGTTCTTCACTGGGGTGTTTCCAAATGTTCCCCCGGGGATTGGTTG GCTCCTCCACCAGAGATATTGcctaaaaaatcaaatttagttCCTGGAGCATGTCAGACTTATTTTACAGAAATATCAACTGGAAAGGGTTCCTTTCAG ATTGTAGATATTAATCTTCAGCAAAGCAATTTGGTGGGTATCCAATTTGTGATATGGTCTGGTGGGTCTTCTTGGATAAAAAACAACGGAGCAAACTTCTTTGTAGGCGTGAGTCGTGTGACACCAGTGACTTCTACTGCAAAG GCTAGTGGGAATGGCGATGGAATCTGCAAATGGTTACTTGATGAAATATCTCGAAGAGAGAAGGAGGCCGAGAGATCGTTGATGCACAG ATTCAACATTGCAACGGAACTCACAGAACGCTGCAAAAGTGAAGGGGAGTTCGGGCTTGTTGGTATATTGGTATGGTTGAGGTTCATGTCATGCAGGCATCTAACATGGAACAAGAACTACAATGTGAAACCTCG TGAAATTAGTGAAGCTCAGGATAGGTTTACCAATCTGCTACAAAGAATATATTTAAACCAGCCTAATGATCGGGAAATTGTGAGATTACTAATGACAAATGTTGGTCGTGGAGGTCAGGGAGATGTTGGACAGAGAATTAGAGATGAAATACTTGTGATTCAg AGAAATAATGACTGCAAGGGTGGCATGATGGAGGAATGGCACCAAAAGTTGCACAATAATAGTAGCCCAGATGATGTGATAATTTGTGAG GCGCTCTTAAATTTCATCAAGTCTGGTTTTAGAGTTGGTGTTTATTGGAAAACATTAAATGCCAATGGTCTCACAAAAGATAAACTTGCAAGTTATGACCGCCCAATTGTGTCAGAGCCGCATTTCAGGGCTGATACTAAGGAGGGACTCATCCGTGACCTCACAGCATACTTGAAGACATTAAAG GCTGTTCATTCAGGTGCTGACCTTGAATCAGCTATTGAAGTTTTGGTTCCCTCAAATGAG AGTCGTAATTTCTCAAGCATGGTTGGAGTTAATTATGTTTGTGATTTGTCACCTAGGTTGCAG GAGTGCCTGAACTTTGTCAAAGCACATGTTGGTGATGAAGACATTGTTCCACTAATGGAG AAGTTATTAGAATCTCGAATTGAGCTACGCCCTGTTCTAATCACCAACCACAGAAGATTGAAAGATATACTCTTCCTTGATATTGCTTTGGATTCAGCTGTCAGAACAACCATGGAGAGGGGACTGAAAAATCTGAACTCTGGACACCCACCA GAGATTATGTTCTTCATTTCCTTGGTGCTCGAAAATTTATGTCTGTCAACAGTTGACAATGAAGACCTCATTTACTGTACCAAG GACTGGTACCGTACCTGCGAATTGTACAAACCCAATGATGGTCAGTGGGCTTTACAAACAAGGGCCATTCTTGATAGATTACAATTAGTACTTGCTGAGAGGTCTCAGTGTTACCAGAAGAAGATCCAGCCCAGTGCAAAATATCTCGGCAATTTGCTTGGTGTTCAGAAATCGCCG ATCGATACTTTCTCTGAGGAGTTAATAAGGGCTGGATCAGCAGCTATTCTGTCTACCCTCATTAATCGCTTTAACCCCATTCTTAGAAAAGCTGCAAACTTGGGCAG TTGGCAGGTTATCAGCCCAGTAGAAGTGTCAGGATTCTTACATTCTGTTAGTGAGCTCATTAGTATTCAGAACAAAGTCTATAAAAAGCCAACCGTTTTAATTGCAACTAGAGTAACGGGAGAAGAGGAGATTCCTGATGGAGTTGTTGCTGTTCTGACACCTGATTTACCAGATGTTTTATCTCATGTCTCTATAAGAGCAAGAAATGACAAG GTATGCTTTGCCACATGCTTTGATCCGAATATTATCAGAGATCTCAAGTTGAAGGAAGGCAAACCAATATCAATACAAGTGAAGTCGGCAAATATTATTATCAG TGACATCAGTAGCTCCAATCTTTCTTACAAGTCATTTGCTACTCAGTCCTCCAATCATCCAGGATTAACGCTAAAAAAGAAGGCCTTCTGTGGTAAATATGCTGTCTCAATTCAGGAGTTCACTAGTGAG GTTGGTGCAAAATCTTTCAATATAAAAGTTTTGAGAGAAAGGGTGCCGACATGGATTAAAATTCCAATGTCAGTAGCCATACCGTTTGGAGCCTTTGAGAAAGTCCTACTGGAAGATGTTAATAAG GATATAGCAAATAAGATTTCCTCATTTTACAAATGTGTAAAGAGCGGAGACCTCTCAAAACTTCAAGCAATACGAGACACTATTCTACAAATGAATGCTCCTATTTCATTG ATCCATGAGCTTAAGAGCAAAATGAAAAGTTCAGGAATACCTTGGCCTGGTGATGAAGGTGGCGAGAGGTGGACTCGTGCTTGGCAAGCAATAAAGAAG GTTTGGGCTTCAAAGTGGAATGAAAGAGCATTTATTAGTTGTAGGAAAGCTAACTTAGATCATGAAAATATATGCATGGCTGTACTGATTCAAGAAATTATTTGCGCTGATTATGCTTTTGTAATTCACACGAAGAATCCCCTATCAGGAGATACCTCAGAGATATATACAGAG ATAGTTAAGGGCTTGGGAGAGACTTTGGTGGGTGCATATCCCGGACGTGCCTTGAGCTTCATTaccaaaaaatcaaatctaaatTCTCCTGTT GTTACTGGTTATCCAAGCAAGCCAATAGGATTATATAGCAAGCAGTCTATCATATTCAGATCAGACTCAAATGCCGAGGACCTGGAAGGATATGCAGGTGCTGGGCTTTATGACAG TGTGATCATGGATAAGGAGGAGAAGATTGTATTGGATTACTCGAGAGATCGGTTGATTATTGACAGACCCTTCCAAGTCTCAGTCTTGTCGAGAATTGCAGAGGCGGGAAAGATAGTAGAAGGCATTTACGGTCATCCTCAGGACATTGAAGGGGTGGTAAAAGATGGAGTGATCTATGTGGTTCAGTCAAGGCCACAAATCTAG
- the LOC137718470 gene encoding transcription initiation factor IIA subunit 2: MATFELYRRSTIGMCLTETLDEMVQSGTLSPDLAIQVLTQFDKSMTEALENQVKSKVTIKGHLHTYRFCDNVWTFILQDALFKNEDNQENVGRVKIVACDSKLLTQ; this comes from the exons ATGGCGACGTTTGAGCTGTATAGGAGGTCGACAATCGGAATGTGTTTAACGGAGACTTTGGACGAGATGGTTCAGAGCGGGACTCTCAGTCCAGACCTCGCTATTCAAGTTCTCACTCAGTTCGACAAG TCGATGACTGAAGCCCTTGAAAACCAAGTGAAGAGCAAGGTCACCATCAAG GGACATTTGCACACCTATAGATTCTGCGACAACGTTTGGACCTTCATCTTACAGGATGCTTTGTTCAAGAACGAGGATAACCAGGAAAATGTTGGCCGTGTTAAAATAGTGGCATGTGACTCAAAGCTGCTGACACAATGA
- the LOC137717647 gene encoding alpha-glucan water dikinase 2 isoform X1 — MAAAGNHPSGSSQAPAPPPPRLHQFDLIDRMQLQINVSGSSKGRNARLEFQLSNCPSTWVLHWGCILRGNKNWFVPADRSSGSQAYKQGALQTQFTKKGELYLLTIELRDPNVHAIEFVLKDGSHERWLKMNHGNFRVEIPETDPTTLSPPIPKELIEQKSKGRPMSPPQQEKEDYRDTLIGLQSQISKGISFNELQHSFSTSSPRRMVNNGEKLRSGMPYSYKRKHNVEQWLQKHSTEPAKNASMPNSALVDLVEKSMGGDNVVSRITYQIGNYDIVVLSKMDRGDFHILVATNMRGDTVLHWGVSKCSPGDWLAPPPEILPKKSNLVPGACQTYFTEISTGKGSFQIVDINLQQSNLVGIQFVIWSGGSSWIKNNGANFFVGVSRVTPVTSTAKASGNGDGICKWLLDEISRREKEAERSLMHRFNIATELTERCKSEGEFGLVGILVWLRFMSCRHLTWNKNYNVKPREISEAQDRFTNLLQRIYLNQPNDREIVRLLMTNVGRGGQGDVGQRIRDEILVIQRNNDCKGGMMEEWHQKLHNNSSPDDVIICEALLNFIKSGFRVGVYWKTLNANGLTKDKLASYDRPIVSEPHFRADTKEGLIRDLTAYLKTLKAVHSGADLESAIEVLVPSNESRNFSSMVGVNYVCDLSPRLQECLNFVKAHVGDEDIVPLMEKLLESRIELRPVLITNHRRLKDILFLDIALDSAVRTTMERGLKNLNSGHPPEIMFFISLVLENLCLSTVDNEDLIYCTKDWYRTCELYKPNDGQWALQTRAILDRLQLVLAERSQCYQKKIQPSAKYLGNLLGVQKSPIDTFSEELIRAGSAAILSTLINRFNPILRKAANLGSWQVISPVEVSGFLHSVSELISIQNKVYKKPTVLIATRVTGEEEIPDGVVAVLTPDLPDVLSHVSIRARNDKVCFATCFDPNIIRDLKLKEGKPISIQVKSANIIISDISSSNLSYKSFATQSSNHPGLTLKKKAFCGKYAVSIQEFTSEVVGAKSFNIKVLRERVPTWIKIPMSVAIPFGAFEKVLLEDVNKDIANKISSFYKCVKSGDLSKLQAIRDTILQMNAPISLIHELKSKMKSSGIPWPGDEGGERWTRAWQAIKKVWASKWNERAFISCRKANLDHENICMAVLIQEIICADYAFVIHTKNPLSGDTSEIYTEIVKGLGETLVGAYPGRALSFITKKSNLNSPVVTGYPSKPIGLYSKQSIIFRSDSNAEDLEGYAGAGLYDSVIMDKEEKIVLDYSRDRLIIDRPFQVSVLSRIAEAGKIVEGIYGHPQDIEGVVKDGVIYVVQSRPQI; from the exons ATGGCCGCCGCCGGTAACCACCCTTCCGGCTCATCACAGGCAcctgctcctcctcctcctcgtctCCACCAGTTTGATCTCATTGACCGCATGCAACTTCag ATTAATGTCTCGGGTTCTTCGAAAGGACGCAATGCAAGACTTGAATTTCAGCTCAGCAACTGCCCCAGCACTTGGGTTCTTCACTGGGGTTGCATTCTCCGTGGAAACAA GAACTGGTTCGTTCCCGCTGATCGCTCTTCGGGTTCACAAGCTTACAAGCAAGGCGCATTGCAGACACAATTCACTAAG AAAGGAGAATTGTATTTGTTAACCATCGAGTTGCGGGACCCCAACGTACATGCTATTGAATTTGTACTTAAAGATGGCAGTCACGAGAGATG GTTGAAAATGAATCACGGGAACTTCCGTGTAGAAATCCCTGAGACCGATCCAACTACTTTAAGTCCCCCAATACCAAAAGAGCTGATTGAACAGAAAAGCAAGGGCAGGCCCATGAGCCCGCCACAACAAGAAAAG GAAGATTACAGGGATACTTTAATAGGGCTACAAAGTCAGATATCAAAGGGAATATCCTTTAATGAGTTGCAGCATAGTTTTTCAACCTCCAGTCCTAGAAGAATGGTTAATAATGGAGAGAAACTGAGGAGTGGGATGCCATACTCGTACAAAAGGAAACATAATGTTGAGCAGTGGTTGCAAAAGCATTCAACAGAACCTGCCAAAAACGCTAGTATGCCAAATTCAGCTCTCGTGGATCTTGTAGAAAAATCTATGGGAGGAGACAATGTGGTCTCACGGATAACTTATCAAATTGGCAACTATGACATAGTG GTCCTTTCAAAAATGGATAGGGGTGACTTTCACATATTGGTTGCTACAAATATGAGAGGTGATACAGTTCTTCACTGGGGTGTTTCCAAATGTTCCCCCGGGGATTGGTTG GCTCCTCCACCAGAGATATTGcctaaaaaatcaaatttagttCCTGGAGCATGTCAGACTTATTTTACAGAAATATCAACTGGAAAGGGTTCCTTTCAG ATTGTAGATATTAATCTTCAGCAAAGCAATTTGGTGGGTATCCAATTTGTGATATGGTCTGGTGGGTCTTCTTGGATAAAAAACAACGGAGCAAACTTCTTTGTAGGCGTGAGTCGTGTGACACCAGTGACTTCTACTGCAAAG GCTAGTGGGAATGGCGATGGAATCTGCAAATGGTTACTTGATGAAATATCTCGAAGAGAGAAGGAGGCCGAGAGATCGTTGATGCACAG ATTCAACATTGCAACGGAACTCACAGAACGCTGCAAAAGTGAAGGGGAGTTCGGGCTTGTTGGTATATTGGTATGGTTGAGGTTCATGTCATGCAGGCATCTAACATGGAACAAGAACTACAATGTGAAACCTCG TGAAATTAGTGAAGCTCAGGATAGGTTTACCAATCTGCTACAAAGAATATATTTAAACCAGCCTAATGATCGGGAAATTGTGAGATTACTAATGACAAATGTTGGTCGTGGAGGTCAGGGAGATGTTGGACAGAGAATTAGAGATGAAATACTTGTGATTCAg AGAAATAATGACTGCAAGGGTGGCATGATGGAGGAATGGCACCAAAAGTTGCACAATAATAGTAGCCCAGATGATGTGATAATTTGTGAG GCGCTCTTAAATTTCATCAAGTCTGGTTTTAGAGTTGGTGTTTATTGGAAAACATTAAATGCCAATGGTCTCACAAAAGATAAACTTGCAAGTTATGACCGCCCAATTGTGTCAGAGCCGCATTTCAGGGCTGATACTAAGGAGGGACTCATCCGTGACCTCACAGCATACTTGAAGACATTAAAG GCTGTTCATTCAGGTGCTGACCTTGAATCAGCTATTGAAGTTTTGGTTCCCTCAAATGAG AGTCGTAATTTCTCAAGCATGGTTGGAGTTAATTATGTTTGTGATTTGTCACCTAGGTTGCAG GAGTGCCTGAACTTTGTCAAAGCACATGTTGGTGATGAAGACATTGTTCCACTAATGGAG AAGTTATTAGAATCTCGAATTGAGCTACGCCCTGTTCTAATCACCAACCACAGAAGATTGAAAGATATACTCTTCCTTGATATTGCTTTGGATTCAGCTGTCAGAACAACCATGGAGAGGGGACTGAAAAATCTGAACTCTGGACACCCACCA GAGATTATGTTCTTCATTTCCTTGGTGCTCGAAAATTTATGTCTGTCAACAGTTGACAATGAAGACCTCATTTACTGTACCAAG GACTGGTACCGTACCTGCGAATTGTACAAACCCAATGATGGTCAGTGGGCTTTACAAACAAGGGCCATTCTTGATAGATTACAATTAGTACTTGCTGAGAGGTCTCAGTGTTACCAGAAGAAGATCCAGCCCAGTGCAAAATATCTCGGCAATTTGCTTGGTGTTCAGAAATCGCCG ATCGATACTTTCTCTGAGGAGTTAATAAGGGCTGGATCAGCAGCTATTCTGTCTACCCTCATTAATCGCTTTAACCCCATTCTTAGAAAAGCTGCAAACTTGGGCAG TTGGCAGGTTATCAGCCCAGTAGAAGTGTCAGGATTCTTACATTCTGTTAGTGAGCTCATTAGTATTCAGAACAAAGTCTATAAAAAGCCAACCGTTTTAATTGCAACTAGAGTAACGGGAGAAGAGGAGATTCCTGATGGAGTTGTTGCTGTTCTGACACCTGATTTACCAGATGTTTTATCTCATGTCTCTATAAGAGCAAGAAATGACAAG GTATGCTTTGCCACATGCTTTGATCCGAATATTATCAGAGATCTCAAGTTGAAGGAAGGCAAACCAATATCAATACAAGTGAAGTCGGCAAATATTATTATCAG TGACATCAGTAGCTCCAATCTTTCTTACAAGTCATTTGCTACTCAGTCCTCCAATCATCCAGGATTAACGCTAAAAAAGAAGGCCTTCTGTGGTAAATATGCTGTCTCAATTCAGGAGTTCACTAGTGAGGTG GTTGGTGCAAAATCTTTCAATATAAAAGTTTTGAGAGAAAGGGTGCCGACATGGATTAAAATTCCAATGTCAGTAGCCATACCGTTTGGAGCCTTTGAGAAAGTCCTACTGGAAGATGTTAATAAG GATATAGCAAATAAGATTTCCTCATTTTACAAATGTGTAAAGAGCGGAGACCTCTCAAAACTTCAAGCAATACGAGACACTATTCTACAAATGAATGCTCCTATTTCATTG ATCCATGAGCTTAAGAGCAAAATGAAAAGTTCAGGAATACCTTGGCCTGGTGATGAAGGTGGCGAGAGGTGGACTCGTGCTTGGCAAGCAATAAAGAAG GTTTGGGCTTCAAAGTGGAATGAAAGAGCATTTATTAGTTGTAGGAAAGCTAACTTAGATCATGAAAATATATGCATGGCTGTACTGATTCAAGAAATTATTTGCGCTGATTATGCTTTTGTAATTCACACGAAGAATCCCCTATCAGGAGATACCTCAGAGATATATACAGAG ATAGTTAAGGGCTTGGGAGAGACTTTGGTGGGTGCATATCCCGGACGTGCCTTGAGCTTCATTaccaaaaaatcaaatctaaatTCTCCTGTT GTTACTGGTTATCCAAGCAAGCCAATAGGATTATATAGCAAGCAGTCTATCATATTCAGATCAGACTCAAATGCCGAGGACCTGGAAGGATATGCAGGTGCTGGGCTTTATGACAG TGTGATCATGGATAAGGAGGAGAAGATTGTATTGGATTACTCGAGAGATCGGTTGATTATTGACAGACCCTTCCAAGTCTCAGTCTTGTCGAGAATTGCAGAGGCGGGAAAGATAGTAGAAGGCATTTACGGTCATCCTCAGGACATTGAAGGGGTGGTAAAAGATGGAGTGATCTATGTGGTTCAGTCAAGGCCACAAATCTAG